The Geobacter sp. AOG2 genome includes a window with the following:
- a CDS encoding plasmid pRiA4b ORF-3 family protein, producing MPPIRQIYQMKITLKNIEPPIWRRIQTPSSATFGISIAIFRMPSGGRTAICTNSSTPTICPHHFPLPLDCPW from the coding sequence ATGCCGCCTATCAGGCAAATTTACCAGATGAAGATTACCCTGAAGAACATCGAGCCTCCGATTTGGAGAAGGATTCAGACACCCTCTTCCGCAACTTTTGGGATTTCCATAGCTATATTCAGGATGCCTTCGGGAGGACGAACAGCCATATGCACCAATTCATCTACACCGACGATTTGCCCACACCACTTTCCATTGCCGCTTGATTGCCCGTGGTAA
- a CDS encoding integration host factor subunit alpha codes for MTKADIAERIHSATGYSKKESVEMMESLFSIMKNTLESGETLKISGFGSFIVKQKMDRRGRNPQTGETITIEARRVLTFKPSTVLKQAINK; via the coding sequence ATGACCAAAGCCGATATCGCAGAGCGGATTCATTCCGCAACCGGGTATTCAAAGAAAGAATCTGTCGAGATGATGGAATCCTTATTCTCCATCATGAAAAACACCCTCGAATCGGGAGAGACGCTGAAGATTTCAGGTTTTGGCAGCTTTATTGTCAAACAGAAGATGGATCGCCGTGGCCGCAACCCGCAAACTGGCGAAACAATCACCATTGAGGCCAGACGTGTATTGACGTTCAAACCGAGCACCGTTTTAAAGCAAGCGATCAATAAATAA
- a CDS encoding helix-turn-helix domain-containing protein — MRQEDFLIALGSAIRARRKKRGLSQEKLAELAELHPTYISEIERGCVNASIYSIFLIANVLEMELADLMNLSAASINRQLENELAEISGTIRGLDESKQKIVLNGLKGMLSGL; from the coding sequence ATGAGACAAGAAGATTTTTTGATAGCCTTGGGGAGTGCGATACGTGCCCGGCGGAAGAAACGGGGCCTGTCGCAAGAGAAGCTGGCCGAACTCGCGGAACTGCATCCTACCTACATCAGCGAGATCGAGCGCGGCTGCGTCAATGCCTCGATCTACAGCATTTTCCTGATCGCCAACGTGTTAGAAATGGAATTGGCCGACTTGATGAATCTTTCTGCGGCGTCCATCAATCGCCAACTGGAGAATGAACTTGCCGAGATTTCAGGCACAATCAGAGGGTTGGACGAGAGCAAACAAAAGATAGTGCTGAACGGACTGAAAGGGATGCTGAGCGGCCTCTAA
- a CDS encoding lipoprotein yields MKRLLYLIFLLVAVSGCATPPIVMENHVQRKVFTPCASDTFCFQSAYDVTWDSWCNANDRQWPRHGCGGYDYDYPVSSRSKETVVLTGADGYLVTLPAGGNIVMPQETAKGVAHD; encoded by the coding sequence ATGAAAAGACTGCTGTACCTCATATTCCTGCTGGTGGCTGTCTCGGGCTGCGCAACGCCGCCGATAGTCATGGAGAATCACGTCCAGCGAAAGGTTTTCACCCCATGCGCCAGCGATACCTTCTGTTTCCAAAGCGCATATGACGTGACTTGGGATTCCTGGTGCAATGCCAATGACCGGCAGTGGCCCAGGCATGGCTGTGGAGGGTACGACTACGATTATCCGGTATCCTCACGGAGTAAGGAAACTGTCGTTCTGACCGGGGCCGATGGCTACTTGGTAACACTCCCGGCGGGCGGCAATATCGTCATGCCCCAGGAGACGGCCAAGGGGGTGGCACATGATTAG
- a CDS encoding FlgO family outer membrane protein yields MISWQPAMRVSATVIAAVTLLGGCADVAMIEPHERYVMNEQLKVAPSQTTAGRFNAQMIFLADQIERNVDRKSLENTFIVTSFTNLNKLSETTPFGRLVAENLIHELQVRKWKVFEVRLTKDVVINETGEFSLSRDIKKLRDMYKIGGIVTGTYSVAEDHVIVNARIIDIDSGLVASSAQVHMPVNWFTDSLLFSEENRKPMKIVGDTPILPNGTDIQ; encoded by the coding sequence ATGATTAGCTGGCAACCGGCAATGAGAGTATCTGCCACCGTGATTGCCGCTGTGACCCTACTTGGCGGCTGTGCCGATGTTGCCATGATCGAGCCCCATGAGCGGTATGTCATGAACGAGCAGCTCAAGGTGGCGCCGAGTCAAACAACGGCGGGCCGCTTCAACGCGCAAATGATCTTCTTGGCGGATCAGATCGAACGGAACGTGGACCGCAAGAGCCTGGAAAACACCTTCATCGTCACCAGCTTCACCAACCTCAATAAACTCTCGGAAACAACCCCGTTTGGCCGGCTGGTGGCTGAGAACCTGATACATGAACTACAAGTGCGTAAATGGAAGGTTTTCGAGGTCCGGCTGACCAAGGATGTGGTCATCAACGAAACCGGCGAGTTCTCATTGAGCCGCGATATCAAGAAGCTCCGGGATATGTACAAGATCGGCGGGATTGTGACCGGCACCTATTCCGTGGCGGAAGATCACGTTATCGTCAACGCCCGGATCATCGACATCGACAGCGGACTGGTGGCTTCGTCGGCACAGGTGCATATGCCGGTCAACTGGTTTACCGACTCATTGCTGTTCAGCGAAGAGAACCGCAAGCCCATGAAGATTGTCGGTGATACGCCAATCCTACCAAATGGGACGGACATACAATGA
- a CDS encoding FlgO family outer membrane protein gives MIRRFLVAVAGIAITQALTGCATYNSYHPEAYGACYNKTLPVLLDATDLKALFQDIAAELCVDTCAECAARTSDGKAAIPASAPNDEANRLTVLVTDFADLQTFIPNQPGLLMGELMRASLNKTCCYKIIQAEFAKYFKLSESGLVVLTRNVNEIKKDEYFQSEAIVGTYNYLSNNKVVIFVRRINMTTGKISRMVTREVNYSCLGRSLKYSVN, from the coding sequence ATGATCCGACGATTCCTTGTGGCTGTGGCTGGTATCGCTATCACCCAGGCCTTGACCGGCTGTGCAACCTACAACTCCTATCACCCCGAAGCCTATGGGGCCTGTTACAATAAGACGCTGCCGGTACTGCTCGATGCCACCGACCTGAAAGCGCTGTTCCAGGATATCGCCGCCGAACTGTGCGTGGATACCTGTGCCGAGTGCGCGGCACGGACCTCAGACGGCAAAGCGGCCATACCGGCCAGCGCACCGAACGACGAAGCTAATCGCCTGACCGTGCTCGTCACCGACTTTGCCGATCTCCAAACCTTCATACCGAACCAGCCCGGCCTCTTGATGGGGGAACTGATGCGGGCCAGCCTCAATAAGACCTGTTGCTACAAAATCATCCAGGCCGAGTTCGCCAAATACTTCAAACTGTCGGAAAGCGGGCTGGTGGTGCTGACGCGCAACGTGAACGAGATTAAGAAGGATGAGTATTTCCAGTCCGAGGCGATAGTGGGAACCTACAACTACCTGAGCAACAACAAGGTGGTCATATTTGTCAGAAGGATCAACATGACAACCGGGAAGATATCCCGGATGGTGACGCGGGAGGTCAATTATTCGTGCCTCGGGAGGTCGTTGAAGTATTCGGTCAATTGA